The Helicobacter mustelae genome has a segment encoding these proteins:
- a CDS encoding amino acid ABC transporter permease, whose product MQGPFALSRWMETFHNYPLFLSGYFYTLILSAIAIALALALGSLSGLMATSKKKPLRLASRIYVEFFQNTPLLTIIFFLYFVIPTIGVTLSPFMIGIFGVGVYHGAYMSEVVRSGIQSVPKGQFEAAQSQGFSLAQTLFYIIFPQCFRNVTPTLLSQCITTFVFCNHKKALTL is encoded by the coding sequence ATGCAGGGCCCTTTTGCGCTTTCTAGATGGATGGAAACATTTCATAATTACCCCTTGTTTTTATCTGGTTATTTCTACACATTGATTTTGAGCGCAATCGCCATTGCTTTGGCTCTAGCTCTGGGATCTTTGAGCGGCCTAATGGCCACATCCAAGAAAAAGCCCTTAAGGCTAGCCTCTAGAATCTATGTGGAATTTTTTCAAAATACCCCACTTCTCACTATCATATTTTTCTTGTATTTTGTCATCCCCACGATTGGAGTGACTCTCTCGCCTTTCATGATAGGCATCTTTGGCGTTGGTGTGTATCATGGGGCTTATATGAGCGAGGTGGTGCGCAGCGGGATCCAATCCGTGCCAAAGGGTCAATTTGAAGCAGCGCAGTCTCAGGGCTTTTCTTTGGCACAGACGCTTTTTTATATAATCTTCCCTCAATGCTTTAGGAATGTTACGCCCACTCTTTTGTCACAATGCATCACCACCTTTGTTTTTTGCAATCACAAAAAAGCCCTAACCCTTTAG
- a CDS encoding outer membrane family protein, translating to MKKAYWCLGLFFGSVVLANEIPSKEATKSISSVEKSSQNSPTKDETSPSLKTSKDSSAKSSTEAKKPKHQANEPKNTQGKEAEKKHSKEISTKDAIAPQNPPDTSSKDTATAPATNAATKADNASQNTAATNQAKPKESIEQKTIEIEDATSASRFLNFRQDPTSKDVKPTQTIEEEVEQTPKTPPPPPDEQKKELKDQIKEQVKEQLKEQLKEIIPEVDKKAQPPNPSTPSTTPASTPNTQEEKTKAQNLEQNTQAAPITPTTPASTPNTQEEKKSEENPASTAAKTEEKSPEVEKKEKIEETTSSSRFLDFRKAPTSKEINKEPEKEPENTEIKEQVKEQLKEQLKEQLSEHIKEQVKEQLKEIIPEAIQKAADAPAPKTKGRKKAPSPETQAKKEILKEMLKEIKKEEPKESKKEEGKKESKESKKEEHKKEEDKKTKGVTTPVVLPKAPPKKPFWKPFRFSDLRYDGELEIFGKLGFNNIHYDPEKLKYPTDSYSTVFLQGNVSYAFNDYLSIKFGVSTNGVILNSTLWQAKGVPFAPTIVGYIGFYDGFSGIDPNHLPRNVIVNNAYLEFKSEHFALKAGRYELDGYNFFDSYTQGAEMHVSAANFDIFALFSDARASVSASWFYDYGRYYTQNHSLFITGAKYQNFGAKVQFATYISPNYYTIPEVEVAYHYIFDKNWSAKTTAIGLFVFNQGKLGRDVIGFGAQLEKTAQTLYVDQEFFFRDKFSFGGSIYKNFGDANGRLGIYGNPIKMDVWEGSLYDTDALTNVVAANALTGLIYTTFHHKYFDLKVDARVTKSPRGDAQTVGLQLEHAITRNWHVYLKLQYFRDTIFAGYSLGGMNAQGQVLTLPRTIHPDRSYFSFLLRYHF from the coding sequence ATGAAAAAAGCTTATTGGTGTTTGGGATTGTTTTTCGGATCTGTTGTATTGGCTAATGAAATCCCTTCAAAAGAAGCCACAAAATCAATTTCTTCTGTTGAGAAATCCTCTCAAAACTCGCCTACAAAGGATGAAACTAGCCCCTCTCTCAAGACTAGCAAAGATTCCTCTGCTAAATCCTCCACTGAAGCAAAAAAGCCAAAGCATCAGGCAAATGAGCCAAAAAACACGCAGGGGAAAGAGGCAGAAAAAAAGCACTCAAAAGAAATCTCTACCAAAGATGCCATAGCTCCTCAAAATCCTCCTGATACCAGCTCAAAAGACACAGCAACAGCCCCTGCCACAAATGCAGCTACCAAAGCAGACAACGCATCACAAAATACAGCGGCTACAAACCAAGCAAAACCAAAGGAATCCATTGAGCAAAAAACCATTGAGATTGAAGATGCCACCTCTGCATCAAGATTTCTTAACTTCCGTCAGGATCCCACTTCTAAGGATGTAAAACCCACCCAAACCATCGAAGAAGAGGTTGAGCAAACTCCAAAAACCCCTCCCCCTCCCCCAGATGAACAAAAAAAAGAACTCAAAGATCAAATCAAAGAACAGGTAAAAGAACAGCTAAAAGAGCAACTCAAAGAAATCATCCCAGAAGTAGATAAAAAAGCACAGCCCCCAAACCCTAGCACGCCAAGCACCACCCCAGCTAGCACTCCAAACACACAGGAGGAGAAAACAAAAGCACAAAATCTAGAGCAAAATACCCAGGCTGCACCCATAACACCCACCACCCCAGCTAGCACTCCAAACACACAGGAGGAGAAAAAATCTGAAGAAAACCCAGCTAGCACAGCTGCTAAAACAGAGGAAAAATCTCCAGAAGTAGAGAAAAAAGAAAAAATTGAAGAGACCACCTCTTCATCCAGATTCCTAGATTTCCGCAAGGCTCCCACTTCCAAAGAAATCAATAAAGAACCAGAAAAGGAGCCAGAAAACACCGAGATTAAAGAACAAGTAAAAGAGCAGCTAAAAGAACAACTCAAAGAGCAGCTTAGTGAGCATATCAAAGAACAAGTAAAAGAGCAGCTAAAAGAAATCATCCCAGAGGCCATCCAAAAAGCCGCTGATGCGCCCGCTCCCAAGACCAAGGGGCGAAAAAAAGCTCCTAGCCCAGAGACGCAGGCCAAAAAAGAAATCCTCAAAGAGATGCTAAAAGAAATCAAAAAAGAAGAGCCCAAAGAGTCCAAAAAGGAGGAGGGTAAAAAAGAGTCCAAAGAATCCAAAAAAGAGGAACACAAAAAAGAAGAGGATAAAAAAACCAAGGGAGTCACCACTCCAGTGGTACTTCCTAAAGCGCCGCCAAAAAAGCCATTTTGGAAGCCTTTTCGATTCTCTGACCTTCGCTATGATGGTGAATTGGAAATCTTTGGTAAGCTTGGCTTTAATAACATCCATTATGATCCAGAAAAGCTCAAATATCCCACAGATTCCTATAGCACAGTATTTTTACAAGGTAATGTATCCTATGCCTTTAATGACTATCTTTCTATAAAATTTGGTGTGAGCACCAATGGCGTCATCTTAAATAGTACGCTGTGGCAGGCAAAAGGTGTGCCCTTTGCTCCTACAATTGTGGGCTATATTGGATTTTATGATGGATTTAGTGGAATAGATCCCAATCATCTGCCACGCAATGTCATCGTAAATAACGCGTATTTGGAATTCAAAAGCGAGCATTTTGCCCTGAAAGCTGGGCGATATGAGCTAGATGGCTATAATTTTTTTGATAGCTACACCCAGGGTGCTGAGATGCACGTCTCTGCGGCGAATTTCGATATCTTCGCACTTTTCTCTGATGCACGTGCATCCGTTTCTGCGAGCTGGTTTTATGATTATGGCAGATACTACACCCAAAATCACAGCCTTTTTATTACAGGAGCGAAATACCAAAATTTTGGTGCAAAGGTACAGTTTGCTACATATATCAGTCCCAATTACTATACCATCCCAGAAGTTGAGGTGGCCTATCACTATATTTTTGACAAAAATTGGAGTGCCAAAACCACGGCTATTGGCCTTTTTGTTTTCAATCAGGGAAAGCTGGGAAGGGATGTGATTGGCTTTGGTGCACAGCTAGAAAAAACCGCCCAGACCCTCTATGTGGATCAGGAATTTTTCTTTAGAGATAAGTTCTCTTTTGGTGGAAGTATTTACAAAAATTTTGGTGATGCCAATGGGCGTCTGGGAATCTATGGGAACCCCATAAAAATGGACGTTTGGGAGGGGAGCTTGTATGATACGGATGCATTGACCAATGTCGTGGCTGCCAATGCACTCACTGGCCTCATCTACACCACCTTTCATCACAAATATTTTGATCTCAAAGTCGATGCACGTGTGACCAAAAGCCCTAGGGGCGATGCCCAAACAGTGGGATTGCAGTTAGAGCATGCTATCACGAGAAATTGGCATGTATATTTGAAACTGCAGTATTTCCGCGACACGATTTTTGCGGGATACTCGCTGGGGGGCATGAATGCACAAGGCCAGGTTCTCACCCTGCCCCGCACTATCCATCCTGACCGCAGTTACTTCTCCTTCCTCTTGCGCTATCACTTCTAA
- the dxr gene encoding 1-deoxy-D-xylulose-5-phosphate reductoisomerase, producing MVLLGSTGSIGVQTLSIAKLWNLEVEVLCAGRNIPLLNEQIAIHRPKIVVIQDRNDATNLKALGARVLFGDEGILQAIADSCSKLVVNALVGLSGLAPSLEAKKQKKTLALANKESLVSGGWLLQDYPIIPVDSEHFGIWYLLSTHPRHSIQKLCITASGGAFRDTPIQDIATKKPEDALCHPNWKMGNKITIDSATMVNKLFELLEAKWLFGIENLDALIERSSIVHAIVSFKDGSSIAHFANPDMALPISYALNPIRAKQECLTPALDFCSLKAIAFEEISPLRYPIWEAREMILQNPRLGAALNSANDILVVAFLEQSICFGEISRGILSVLEHFASQTPNSLQEIFTLHQEIQIFLQCREK from the coding sequence ATGGTACTACTAGGCAGCACGGGATCCATTGGGGTGCAAACCCTAAGCATCGCAAAATTATGGAATCTTGAGGTGGAGGTTTTGTGCGCGGGGAGGAACATCCCCCTACTCAATGAGCAAATCGCCATCCACCGACCAAAAATCGTTGTAATCCAAGACAGAAATGACGCCACAAATCTCAAAGCACTGGGTGCGCGTGTACTCTTTGGAGATGAGGGGATTTTGCAAGCGATTGCAGATTCTTGCTCCAAACTTGTTGTAAATGCACTTGTTGGATTATCAGGACTTGCTCCAAGTCTAGAAGCAAAGAAGCAGAAAAAAACCCTAGCGCTCGCCAACAAAGAAAGCCTGGTAAGCGGGGGTTGGCTATTGCAAGATTATCCCATCATCCCAGTGGATAGCGAGCATTTTGGGATTTGGTATCTTTTAAGCACGCATCCCAGGCACAGCATTCAAAAGCTTTGTATCACCGCAAGCGGAGGGGCATTTCGCGACACTCCCATACAAGACATTGCCACAAAAAAACCAGAAGACGCCCTGTGTCATCCCAACTGGAAAATGGGAAATAAAATCACCATTGATTCTGCCACGATGGTCAATAAGCTTTTTGAATTACTCGAGGCAAAATGGCTCTTTGGGATAGAGAATCTGGATGCGTTGATTGAGCGCAGCTCCATTGTCCATGCGATTGTGAGCTTTAAGGATGGCTCCTCTATCGCGCATTTTGCAAATCCTGATATGGCATTGCCCATCTCCTATGCACTCAATCCCATTCGTGCAAAGCAAGAGTGTCTCACCCCTGCGCTAGATTTTTGCAGTCTCAAAGCCATTGCATTTGAAGAAATCTCTCCCCTACGCTATCCCATCTGGGAGGCACGCGAAATGATTTTGCAAAATCCAAGGCTTGGAGCAGCGCTAAATAGTGCTAATGATATTCTGGTAGTAGCATTTTTGGAGCAAAGCATCTGCTTTGGTGAGATTTCTAGAGGGATTTTATCTGTGCTTGAGCATTTTGCGTCTCAAACCCCAAATTCTTTGCAAGAAATTTTTACACTGCATCAAGAAATCCAAATCTTTCTCCAATGCAGAGAAAAGTAG
- a CDS encoding phosphatidate cytidylyltransferase yields the protein MNLKNAFLNEKKRYVTGIILLVIFVILVWINNVYLIWATLGLTLLAALKESLVLLGCKQSFLLFVFTSLVWISAFFNQNPMESAIFGAMLLSGILAYRQSFSPRYILAFLYPTLPFLTLFSIYKDFGIEAIVWLVIIIALCDSAAYFGGRIFGKTPLSPSSPKKTIEGLLIGTFFSVVIGSLLGIGILHQGFLVSFFISLVVALSGVLGDLFESYLKRRENLKDSGSFLPGHGGILDRFDAILFGAIAMHFLLYFSPTYETSFF from the coding sequence ATGAATCTAAAAAATGCCTTTTTGAATGAAAAGAAGCGCTATGTCACAGGGATCATCCTCCTTGTGATTTTTGTAATTTTGGTGTGGATTAATAATGTCTATCTCATTTGGGCTACCTTGGGCCTCACTCTTCTGGCTGCACTCAAAGAGAGTTTGGTGCTGCTAGGCTGCAAGCAGTCTTTTTTGCTCTTTGTCTTTACATCCCTGGTGTGGATTTCGGCGTTTTTCAACCAAAACCCCATGGAATCTGCCATTTTTGGTGCAATGCTTCTAAGCGGGATTTTGGCCTATAGACAGAGCTTTAGCCCGCGCTATATTCTTGCCTTCCTCTACCCTACCCTGCCATTTCTTACGCTATTTTCTATTTACAAAGATTTTGGCATCGAGGCCATTGTCTGGCTTGTCATCATCATTGCACTCTGTGATAGCGCGGCATATTTTGGTGGCAGGATCTTTGGCAAAACCCCCCTAAGCCCAAGCTCTCCAAAAAAAACCATTGAGGGCCTACTCATTGGCACCTTTTTCTCTGTTGTCATTGGTAGCCTGCTTGGCATTGGGATTTTGCACCAAGGCTTCTTGGTTTCATTTTTTATTAGTCTTGTTGTTGCGCTCTCTGGAGTATTGGGAGATTTGTTTGAGAGTTATCTCAAGCGCAGGGAGAATCTCAAAGATAGCGGGAGTTTTTTGCCAGGGCATGGAGGGATTTTGGATCGTTTTGATGCGATTTTATTTGGCGCCATTGCCATGCATTTTCTACTGTATTTTTCCCCCACCTATGAAACAAGCTTTTTTTAA
- a CDS encoding D-2-hydroxyacid dehydrogenase produces the protein MKIVLLDAQTLGEVDLSLLEQWGEFLSYPITSDSELYDRIKDAQILITNKTQLRAEILQRCPNLKLIAVTATGTDIIDVECAKKLGIEVKNVADYSTKSVAQHTLTLALDLLLRTRYYDDYCKSGSWSNSSIFTHVGKGLRQMDGKEWGIIGLGSIGKEVARIAQCFGAKISYASVSKQPQKDCPYAYKDLEDLLSSSDIISIHAPLSDKSKNLLNSQNLCKIRDGSILINVGRGGIVNEADIAKELLERELYFGADVLASEPMKKDHPFLNPALHAKMILTPHIAWAYEHSRKILVQKVLENIQEFLARQAKQ, from the coding sequence ATGAAAATTGTTCTTCTTGATGCTCAAACTTTGGGAGAGGTGGATTTGAGTTTGTTGGAACAGTGGGGAGAATTTCTCTCCTACCCCATCACCTCAGATTCTGAGCTTTATGATCGCATCAAGGATGCGCAAATCCTCATCACCAACAAAACTCAACTACGCGCAGAGATTCTGCAGCGCTGCCCTAACCTCAAGCTCATCGCAGTGACTGCCACAGGCACAGACATCATTGATGTGGAATGCGCCAAAAAACTCGGTATAGAAGTCAAAAATGTAGCAGATTACTCCACAAAGAGCGTAGCCCAGCATACTCTGACCCTTGCGCTTGATTTGCTTTTGCGTACTCGATATTATGATGATTATTGCAAATCTGGAAGCTGGAGCAATAGCTCCATCTTTACTCATGTTGGCAAGGGGCTTAGGCAAATGGATGGCAAAGAGTGGGGGATTATTGGACTGGGAAGCATTGGCAAGGAAGTGGCAAGAATCGCCCAGTGTTTTGGCGCAAAAATCTCCTATGCTTCTGTGAGCAAGCAACCACAAAAAGATTGCCCATATGCCTACAAAGATTTGGAAGATTTGCTAAGTAGCTCAGATATCATCTCCATTCATGCCCCACTTAGTGACAAAAGCAAAAATCTCCTAAACTCCCAAAATCTCTGCAAGATTCGCGATGGATCCATCCTCATTAATGTGGGGCGTGGGGGAATCGTTAATGAAGCAGATATTGCAAAAGAATTACTAGAAAGGGAATTGTATTTTGGTGCAGATGTGCTTGCAAGTGAACCCATGAAAAAAGATCATCCCTTTCTCAACCCTGCCCTACACGCAAAGATGATCCTCACCCCACATATTGCTTGGGCATATGAGCATTCCCGCAAAATTTTAGTCCAAAAGGTCTTGGAGAACATTCAAGAATTTTTAGCCAGACAAGCAAAGCAATAG
- the argB gene encoding acetylglutamate kinase, translated as MQNISKFFEVRGLKRNNVINILLDSIPFIQQFQHQVMVIKYGGSAQINPKLKLNFARDIVLLRLLSIKVVIVHGGGKDINQMLDRLGIPSEFANGVRITSKEAMPVVEMVLSGNINKELCDFLNAHGAKAIGISGKDGHLFCADSKDNNYTGEITKVNPELILSLLEGGFVPVVAPIAYGEGLGHLGLNVNADYVACEIAKALNASKILFLTDTKGVLDDKGALIPSINEELFLSLKEQGVITGGMIPKISSCLECVRNHVKKAHIIDGRIEHSLLLELFTSGGVGTEIV; from the coding sequence GTGCAAAATATTAGCAAATTTTTTGAGGTTAGAGGTTTGAAACGAAACAATGTTATTAATATTTTATTAGATTCCATTCCCTTTATTCAACAATTTCAACATCAAGTCATGGTGATAAAATACGGGGGATCTGCGCAAATCAATCCCAAACTAAAACTTAATTTTGCCAGAGACATTGTGCTTTTGCGACTTTTAAGCATCAAGGTGGTGATTGTTCATGGTGGAGGCAAGGACATCAATCAAATGCTAGATCGCTTAGGGATTCCAAGCGAATTTGCAAATGGTGTGCGCATCACGAGCAAGGAGGCCATGCCCGTGGTAGAAATGGTGCTAAGCGGGAATATCAATAAAGAGCTTTGTGATTTTCTCAACGCCCATGGTGCCAAGGCCATCGGGATTAGTGGCAAAGATGGACATTTGTTTTGCGCAGATTCCAAGGACAATAATTACACAGGCGAGATTACAAAAGTCAATCCTGAGTTAATTCTCTCACTCCTAGAAGGAGGATTTGTCCCTGTGGTTGCACCTATTGCATATGGAGAAGGTTTGGGGCATTTGGGATTGAATGTCAATGCAGATTACGTGGCTTGCGAGATCGCAAAGGCACTCAATGCCTCAAAGATCCTTTTCCTCACAGACACCAAGGGTGTTCTAGATGACAAGGGTGCATTGATCCCAAGCATCAATGAAGAGCTCTTCCTCTCCCTCAAGGAGCAGGGGGTAATCACTGGAGGGATGATTCCAAAGATCTCTTCTTGTCTAGAATGCGTGAGAAATCATGTCAAAAAAGCCCATATCATCGATGGCAGAATCGAGCACTCTCTCTTGCTAGAGCTTTTTACCAGCGGGGGGGTTGGCACAGAGATTGTGTGA
- the ppsA gene encoding pyruvate, water dikinase: protein MKYIKFFRELNNKDVPLVGGKNASIGEMFQELVPVGIKVPNGFAITSEAYWYLLDSGGIKEKIIELLKDVDVTEIDVLKTRSKKIRELIFGTPLPADLRDEIFEAYEILSEEYGMKHADVAVRSSATAEDLPDASFAGQQDTYLSVRGQTGLIHYIKACFASLFTDRAVSYRASRGFDHFKVALSVGVQKMIRADKGSSGVMFSIDTETGFRDAVFITSSWGLGENVVGGTVNPDEFYVFKPTLQEGKRPIIKRQLGHKHVKMVYAPSGSDHPTKNIATTQKEMQTFSITDEDILTLARYAMRIEKHYSQEAGEYRPMDMEWAKDGDSGEIFIVQARPETVQSQKSKNNTQVIEKYKFKYNDEREVVIKGRATGGKIGVGKVRIINDIEHMNTFKEGEILVTDNTDPDWEPVMKKAAAVITNRGGRTCHAAIVAREIGVPAIVGAVGATDRLYTGMEVTVSCAEGEEGYVYAGIHEYEVKKIELSNLGNTKTKIYMNIGNPAKAFSFSQLPSDGVGLARMELVILNQIKAHPLALVDIQNGKTDVPDFKEIKKLISGYDNPKDFFIKKIAEGMGMIAAAFYPKPVIVRTSDFKSNEYRGMIAGTNYEPQEENPMLGYRGASRYYSELYRAAFEWEVQALAMVREEMGLTNMQVMIPFLRTLEEGRKVLEILRRNGLESGKNGLKIYIMCELPVNVILADEFLNLFDGFSIGSNDLTQLTLGVDRDGQLVSHIFDERNPAMLEMFKRAIKACQKHKKYCGICGQAPSDYPEIAEFLVREGINSISLNPDSIVETWTKVAELEKTLGLS from the coding sequence ATGAAATACATCAAGTTTTTTAGGGAATTGAATAACAAGGACGTTCCACTGGTGGGTGGCAAGAATGCTAGCATAGGCGAGATGTTTCAAGAATTAGTACCCGTGGGTATCAAGGTGCCCAATGGCTTTGCAATCACTAGTGAAGCTTATTGGTATCTGCTAGATAGTGGAGGCATCAAAGAAAAAATCATAGAATTATTAAAAGATGTTGATGTAACAGAAATTGATGTATTAAAAACGCGCTCCAAAAAAATCAGAGAATTGATTTTTGGTACCCCATTGCCCGCTGATCTTAGGGATGAGATTTTTGAGGCATATGAGATTTTGAGCGAGGAATATGGCATGAAGCATGCAGATGTGGCAGTGCGTAGTTCTGCTACTGCAGAAGATTTGCCAGATGCGAGTTTTGCCGGACAACAAGACACTTATTTGAGTGTTAGAGGACAGACGGGGCTTATCCATTATATTAAGGCTTGTTTTGCTTCTCTTTTTACAGATAGGGCGGTAAGCTACCGTGCTTCTAGGGGGTTTGATCATTTTAAGGTTGCTCTTTCTGTGGGCGTGCAGAAAATGATTCGTGCTGATAAGGGCAGCTCTGGAGTAATGTTCTCCATTGACACAGAGACGGGATTTAGGGATGCGGTTTTTATCACATCGAGTTGGGGATTGGGGGAGAATGTCGTGGGAGGGACGGTGAATCCTGATGAATTTTATGTATTTAAACCCACGCTTCAAGAAGGAAAACGCCCCATCATCAAAAGACAGCTGGGACACAAACATGTAAAAATGGTCTATGCACCCAGTGGCAGTGATCATCCTACCAAAAACATTGCCACCACCCAAAAAGAAATGCAAACCTTCTCCATCACAGATGAAGATATCTTGACGCTTGCAAGATATGCCATGAGGATTGAAAAGCATTATTCTCAAGAAGCTGGGGAATACCGTCCTATGGATATGGAATGGGCAAAGGATGGGGATAGTGGAGAGATCTTCATCGTGCAGGCGCGTCCTGAAACCGTGCAAAGTCAAAAGAGCAAAAACAACACTCAAGTCATTGAAAAATATAAATTTAAATACAATGATGAAAGAGAGGTGGTCATAAAGGGCAGGGCAACAGGCGGAAAAATTGGAGTGGGAAAGGTAAGAATTATCAATGATATTGAGCATATGAACACCTTCAAAGAGGGCGAGATTCTTGTAACAGATAACACAGATCCTGATTGGGAACCTGTGATGAAAAAGGCTGCGGCTGTTATCACCAATCGTGGTGGTCGGACCTGCCATGCAGCAATTGTGGCTAGAGAAATTGGCGTGCCTGCGATTGTAGGAGCAGTAGGGGCAACAGATAGACTTTATACAGGCATGGAGGTAACGGTGTCTTGTGCTGAGGGAGAGGAGGGCTATGTGTATGCAGGGATCCATGAATATGAGGTAAAAAAAATCGAACTAAGCAATCTAGGCAATACCAAGACAAAAATTTATATGAATATTGGAAATCCTGCAAAGGCCTTTAGTTTTTCGCAACTGCCCAGTGATGGAGTAGGTCTTGCAAGAATGGAGCTTGTTATCCTCAATCAAATCAAGGCCCATCCTCTTGCACTCGTGGATATCCAAAACGGAAAAACAGATGTGCCAGATTTTAAAGAAATCAAAAAACTCATTTCAGGCTATGATAATCCCAAGGATTTTTTCATCAAGAAAATCGCTGAGGGGATGGGCATGATTGCTGCAGCATTCTATCCTAAGCCTGTGATTGTTCGCACCAGTGATTTTAAATCCAATGAGTATCGAGGGATGATCGCAGGGACAAACTATGAACCCCAGGAAGAAAATCCTATGCTTGGCTATAGGGGTGCGAGCAGATATTATTCAGAACTTTATCGCGCTGCATTTGAGTGGGAGGTCCAAGCCCTTGCCATGGTTCGCGAGGAAATGGGGCTGACCAATATGCAGGTGATGATTCCCTTTTTGCGTACATTAGAAGAGGGCAGAAAGGTGCTAGAGATCCTGCGTCGCAATGGGCTAGAATCTGGAAAAAATGGATTGAAAATCTACATCATGTGCGAACTTCCTGTCAATGTAATTTTGGCAGATGAGTTTCTCAATCTTTTTGATGGTTTTTCTATCGGTTCCAATGATCTCACACAGCTTACTTTGGGAGTAGATAGAGATGGGCAGCTTGTGAGTCATATTTTTGATGAGCGCAATCCTGCAATGCTTGAGATGTTTAAGCGCGCGATAAAAGCCTGTCAAAAGCATAAAAAATATTGCGGGATTTGTGGACAAGCACCAAGTGACTATCCAGAAATCGCGGAATTTTTGGTAAGAGAGGGGATTAATTCTATCTCCTTGAATCCTGATTCCATCGTAGAGACTTGGACTAAGGTCGCAGAGCTAGAAAAAACCCTTGGCCTTTCTTGA